One window of the Candidatus Bathyarchaeum sp. genome contains the following:
- a CDS encoding amylo-alpha-1,6-glucosidase: MLPKISLGRNILSNVDDALTREWLVTNGLGGYASSTVLGVNTRKYHGLLVAAFNPPINRWITLTKLDETLQIGNKNYDLAANEFQDTFHPKGHVFLSTFSVSPFPTFTYSVHGVTLEKTVFMPYQKNATVAIYNVHNSTNENVSVFVSAFVNSRHIYNITDKNKINWNLVQSQEDTVTIQPDSSISSLVLSCADGSFVQEPWWVENLFYRVDSSRDDNSLEDNYRPGYFRFNVAPKETKHFHVLAVAAKTDADAQSLFSYFGKRTSDIELLYQEQLARHESLLEKFEKQNSSIDFKDYLKWLVQAADSFVVKRASNGTKSVIAGYPWFDDWGRDALISLPGLTLVTGRFDDAKEILLTFAHYCKNGVVPNRFSDKAGNIPLYNTVDASLWFFNAVLQYLKYTGDFEFVQKNLWQTLIKIVENHVDGTIYGIHMDEDGLLAHGPQLTWMDVATFDGFITPRNGKAVEIQALWYNALKTMQLLATRFELDEKRRTYSQMARKSRLSFAEKFWNQTGGYLFDVINDEASDSTLRPNQLIAVSLDFPVLEPEKQLRVVDVAWKRLWGKYGLKTLPETNPNYHGTYMGGWSHRDNAYHNGTVWAWLLGPFITAFTKTRGYEAPWRRFAQKNFLESLFHEHLYQAGLGTVSEIFDGDAPHYPRGCVSQAWSVAEPLRAYVEDVEFNRPLHEKQVLEILTGGK; the protein is encoded by the coding sequence GTGTTGCCCAAAATCAGTCTGGGACGTAACATTCTGTCTAACGTTGATGATGCGTTAACTAGAGAATGGCTTGTAACCAATGGGCTAGGGGGCTACGCTTCTTCAACAGTTTTGGGGGTTAACACCCGTAAGTATCATGGTTTGCTTGTAGCTGCTTTTAATCCTCCCATAAATCGTTGGATTACTTTGACAAAACTTGATGAAACTCTTCAAATTGGAAATAAAAACTATGACCTAGCCGCCAACGAATTCCAAGACACCTTTCATCCCAAAGGTCACGTGTTTCTTTCAACTTTTTCTGTTTCACCTTTTCCTACGTTTACGTATTCTGTTCATGGAGTAACTTTAGAAAAAACAGTTTTTATGCCTTACCAAAAAAACGCAACTGTAGCAATCTACAACGTTCACAACTCAACAAACGAAAACGTGTCTGTTTTTGTTTCTGCTTTTGTTAATTCTCGTCACATCTATAATATTACAGACAAAAATAAGATAAACTGGAATTTAGTTCAAAGCCAAGAAGACACTGTTACAATTCAACCTGATTCGTCTATTTCTTCTCTTGTTTTGTCTTGTGCTGATGGCTCTTTTGTGCAAGAACCTTGGTGGGTAGAAAACCTGTTTTACAGGGTTGACTCTTCCCGAGATGACAACAGTTTAGAAGACAACTATCGACCAGGGTATTTCCGTTTCAATGTGGCACCTAAGGAAACAAAGCACTTTCATGTTCTTGCGGTCGCTGCAAAAACAGATGCTGATGCCCAGAGCCTGTTTTCGTATTTTGGAAAACGGACCTCTGACATTGAGTTATTGTATCAAGAACAGTTAGCTCGACATGAAAGTTTGCTGGAAAAATTTGAGAAACAAAATTCTAGCATAGATTTTAAAGATTATTTGAAATGGCTTGTTCAAGCTGCTGACAGTTTTGTTGTAAAACGAGCTTCAAATGGCACAAAATCCGTAATCGCTGGTTATCCATGGTTTGATGACTGGGGAAGAGATGCGTTAATTTCTTTGCCCGGTTTAACTTTGGTTACTGGACGCTTTGATGACGCTAAAGAAATTTTGTTAACCTTTGCACATTACTGTAAAAATGGAGTTGTTCCTAACCGTTTTTCGGATAAGGCAGGGAACATCCCCTTGTATAACACTGTGGATGCTAGTTTGTGGTTTTTTAATGCAGTTTTGCAGTACCTCAAATACACTGGAGATTTTGAGTTTGTTCAAAAAAACTTGTGGCAAACCTTGATCAAAATTGTCGAAAACCATGTAGACGGAACAATTTATGGCATACACATGGATGAGGATGGTTTGCTTGCCCATGGTCCTCAGCTTACTTGGATGGATGTTGCTACCTTTGATGGTTTTATTACTCCAAGAAATGGAAAAGCAGTAGAAATCCAAGCCTTATGGTACAATGCCCTGAAAACTATGCAGCTTTTGGCCACTCGATTTGAACTAGATGAGAAACGGCGAACTTATTCTCAGATGGCTCGAAAATCCAGACTTAGTTTTGCAGAAAAGTTTTGGAACCAAACTGGAGGATACCTTTTTGATGTAATAAACGATGAAGCTTCAGATTCAACGTTACGTCCTAATCAGTTGATTGCTGTATCTTTAGATTTTCCAGTTCTTGAACCTGAAAAACAGTTACGAGTTGTTGATGTTGCATGGAAACGATTGTGGGGCAAATATGGCCTAAAAACACTTCCAGAAACAAACCCAAATTACCATGGAACCTACATGGGGGGCTGGTCACATCGTGACAATGCTTATCACAATGGAACAGTGTGGGCTTGGCTTTTAGGTCCATTCATTACAGCGTTCACCAAAACTCGTGGATATGAGGCTCCTTGGCGACGTTTTGCCCAAAAAAACTTCTTAGAGTCCCTTTTTCATGAGCACCTTTATCAAGCCGGATTAGGAACAGTCAGCGAAATCTTTGACGGCGACGCACCTCACTATCCTAGGGGATGTGTTTCTCAGGCATGGAGCGTAGCAGAACCCCTGCGAGCTTATGTTGAAGACGTGGAATTCAATCGTCCCCTGCATGAGAAACAAGTTCTGGAGATATTAACTGGCGGCAAATAA